From the genome of Halobacteriovorax marinus SJ:
TCCAACTCCAAGACATATTGCTTGATAGAGCATTGTCTTATCCATGAAGATTCCACTTTGATTTCGGTCTAATGGATTTTGAGCGAGCAGCCCCCCTAAAATTCCGGCGAGAACATCACCTGAACCACCAGTGGCCATCCCATCATTTGGATAATAATTGATAAAGACATTACCATTTGGAAAGCCAAGAAAAGAACATGGTCCCTTCATAATAAAACAAGAATTTGTTCTATCAACGACTTCCTTTAAGTAATCAATAGGTCTTTGTAGAACTTCATCAACGCTGGCTCCAGTGAATTTTGCAAACTCACCCATATGAGGAGTGAAGATTGTTGGATACTTTCTCGTATGGAGAAGTTCTGAATCTTTACTTAAATCAAGAACCTTAATAGCGTCTGCATCGACAACAACTGGTCCAGCAAATTGGCTTAAGAGTTCGATGACAATATCTCTAGATGTTTCATTCACACCTAGTCCAGGACCAATTACAACAGCGTCGTAGCGGTCCAATTCATTTATAATACTTTCCTTATCTTTAGCACTTGAAGGAATCAGACCAGTCATCACCTCTGGAAGAGATCTTCCAGTAAGCTCATAGTAACTCTCTTTCCAAGTAGCAGCAGTCACAAGACCTGTTCCCACTTTTAGCGCACCATTAGAGGCCATTATACAGGCTCCTGTAAGCCCTGGAGAACCACCTACTACAAGAGTGTGACCAAAAGTATTCTTGTGAGCAAATTTATTTCTAGCTCCAAAAGTGTGACCAATAACATCTGAAGTTAAGAGAGCTTTATCTCCTCCAGAGATTAAGGCCTTTGGAAAACCAACGTCTAACGTTAGAACTTGTCCTGAGTGGCGGGCACCCTCATCAATATAATGACCTGTTTTTGGTAGTCCGATAGCGAGAGTAAAGTCAGCAGAGATGGCCACAGAACTCTTCGCTCCAATATTTGCCGTAATTCCCGAAGGAATATCAACAGCGATAGTAATACTCTTAGAGTTATTTACACAGTTGAATAATTCAAAGAGGTACTGAGAAAGAGGTAATTTAAATCCCGTTCCAAGAACTGCATCAATAACTACATAGCTATCTTGAGTCTCTTCAAAATAACTTTGAACCTGATTGATATTTTTTACTTCGTTAATACGTACACCGTAAGATTTAGCGAGGTGAACTTGTTTTTGTTGCTCTTCACTAGATTGATCGTCGTCAGGAAAGAGAATAAAAGCTCTCACACGATGACCACGGTTAACTAAATTTCTAGATATGGCCAAACCGTCGGCAGCGTTATTTCCTCTACCTACAAGTAGAACGATTTCCCCAACATAGTCTAATTCTTCTAAGATTGAATCTTCAATAAAGTCAGCACCTCTAGTACCAACATTTTCAATAATAAGAGACTCAGTAAAACCATATTCTTCGATGGCTACCTTCTCAATTTCTTTCATCTCATTAATATCAACAACTCTCATAATCTAATCCTTTAGAGTGTAGGGATATTCACTCATTGATGTAACCATATCTTTGACAACCTTTGAAAGTCCATCAAATACGGCCTGGCAAATAATCCAATGCCCGATATTATATTCTTCAAATAAATTATTTTCTAATAATGGCAATAAGCTTTGAGAAGTAAGTCCATGACCTGCATGACATCCAATTTTCTTGCTTACAAGGAAAATCTTAGCATCTTTGTACTGAGCTAAGAATTTCTCATAGTCTTCATCATTTAGATGCGCTCTAGCGTAGTCACCCGTATGAATTTCAACTGCGTCGATTGGCATTTCACTAGCAAGAGTCAATGTCTCTAAATCGGCCTCGAGAAAGAGAGAAATTTTAACTCCCTCTATTTTTGACTTTAAATACTTACATGTAGAGAGAACTTTGTCGTAGTTAGACTTAGTCTTTAGATCAAGCCCTCCCTCAGTAGTCTTTTCTTCGCGCTTTTCAGGAACGAGGCAGATCCAAGATGGTGCTGTAGCAACGGCTATCTCGACGATCTCATCATTACACCCCATTTCAAGGTTGAGAGGCTTTCCAAATTTCTTAGTCACTAAATGTACTGCTTCAACATCAGTGTCTTGAATATGTCTTCTATCTTCGCGCAGATGAATAGTGATCTGATCAGCCCCATCTCTTAGCACAGTGCTGGCAGCATCGACGATACTTGGATAGTTCTCGCCACGCGCCTGTCTCAAAGTTGCAACGTGATCAATATTAACACCTAATCTTGCTTTCATTATAGCTCCCTAGCTACCAATTTCTTTTGAAAGAGTTTTTACTAAATTCTCACAAATTGTATGCACATCTTCCAGCTTCTCTCCCTCGACCATCACTCTGGCCAAAGGCTCTGTTCCCGAGTAGCGAACAAGAACTCTCCCCTTGTCGCCAAGTTTCTTTTCAGCTGCTTTTAATTCTTTTTGAAAGACAGGAATTTCCTTAAAAGGAACCTTTTCCTTAACTACTTTATTCATAAGTAATTGAGGGTAGAGACTTACCTCTCTCACTAAATCTCTAATCGACTTATCATAGAACTTCATTGCCTCAATGGCCTTTAGGGCCGCAAGGCAACCATCACCAGTTGTTGCGTACTCACCAAAGATAACGTGTCCAGAAGGCTCGCCTCCTAGAATGCACTTGTGATCGCGCATATACTCTACAATATAGCGGTCTCCTACTTTAGTGCGGTGAAATTTTAATCCTAGAGATTTAATATAATTTTCTAGTCCTAAATTAGACATAACAGTTCCAACGACCGTGTCACCTTTTTTTAACTTTCCAGTATCCAGTAGAAATTTAGCGAAGAGACCAATCAGAGCATCACCGTTAACGACTTCTCCCTCATGATCAATCACAGTCAATCTATCAGCATCACCATCAAGGCAGATACCAATATCGGCACGATATTTCTTTACGTGATCACAAGCTAGTTCTGGATGAAGTGAGCCACAATTGGAATTAATATTTTGTCCGTTGGGATTAACCCCAAGTGAAATCACTTCAGCACCAAGTTCGTCAAACATCATTGGAGCAACTTTATAACCTGCTCCATTGGCGCAATCTAGAACCACGCGCATATTATCTAGCTTACAGCTATTATCTAGAGTTGATTTTACATTAACTAAGTAGCGCCCAAAGACTTCTTTAAGCCTTTTTGCATTTCCTAATTCACCACCAATTTTAACAGGCATTAATTGAAGATTTAAAACTAACTCTTCAAGTTCTAGCTCTACTTCATCAGGAAGTTTATTACCTACAGAATCAAAGATTTTAATTCCGTTATCAGAGTAAGCATTGTGAGAAGCACTGATCATAACACCAGCATCAGCACGCATAGACTCAGTTACAAAGGCAACACCTGGAGTTGGTAATGGTCCAGTGAGGATAACTTCTCCACCCTGTGAACAAACACCGGCCGCGAAGGCCTGCTCGAACATATAACAACTTAATCTAGTATCTTTACCCACGATGATAAGTGGTTTCTTTCTCTTAGTGTGGCCTTGAAAATAATGAGTCACTGCTCTTCCAAGGGCGGTAGCAATTTCTGGTGTCATTGGATAGATATTGGCCTTTCCACGAATTCCATCTGTCCCAAAAAGTTTTCTCTCTGACATACTTTCCTCTTAATTCAACACTCTGGTGTGATTAAATATATTTTGGAGATAAATCCATATTATCGATTGCTTACATTAATAGATTGGGGGTTGATTTGCAAAAGATGAATGCCTTCAGGCAGCTTTGCACGCAACTTAACACTATGCACCCCTCGCTCATCTGGCACATCGGCAATGACCTGCACACTTGATGCTGTGAGACGTACGCCCTCAGGAGCGAGAACATCTAGAGAGACAAAGCGTGTCTTAGAGGAAATTCGATTAGAACTAGATAGAAATCTAATCTTTACTTTCTTTAGAGTTAAGTTCGCTTTTCTTGGCTTAACGACATAGGCAAAATCCAATGGAGTGACTCGCTTGGATTCAATACGTGGATCAATATCACTGAGAGAAATTTTCAACTCTCCACTTCCCTCGAGTGTCGTCAAATCTATGGGGGCCGTTGTTACACGAGAGATTTTTCTCATGACCTCTATGGGCCCGGAGATAAGAACTTCAGATGGTTCGATCTTTGTCTCCATTAATTTTAAATCACTAGGTAAGGCCCCAACCAGATTCACTTTAACAGGAACATTTTTTCGAATTTCCTTCTGTAATTCAACTTTGAATTTATCCGGTTTTACATCTATGACCTGTATACCAAATGGAACGGGAATATCCTCTGGAGAGAGAAAGATATTGAAGCCACCCTTTTTTTGATAAGGATAATTTTGAAGCTTTAAATATACACTCTCTTCTCGCTCAACCATCGTTCTAATAAAGGCCCTAGAACCTTTTATTTTAACACTTAATTTCTCTGGCGTTAGATTAGAAACACTAAGGCCTTTGGGTGAAACTAAGTGAAGAGTCATATTATGTGTAACCTCTTGAGGTTCAGAGTTTAGAACGTAGAACCAAATAACAACTGCAAAAAGAGCACTTACAACTTTTAAGAGGTGTCTTGAATATTCGTGATTCTTTTTTAAAACCTTTTGCCAGCCTTTCATTCTAGTCCTTCAACTTTATAGGTTTTAACTTCTCATCCAACTTCTCATTGGACCAAACGTGCTTGAGGTATTGACGCAATTGATTTTCATTTCCACAAGAATAGAATGTTCCATCAATACAGAGATTAATTCTTCCTGTCTCTTCACTCACTGTCACAACTATGGCATCAGAGATTTCAGATATCCCTAGTGCTGCTCTATGACGAGTCCCAAGGTGGCGATCAATTTCAATATTATTTGAAAGCGGAAGAAAACATCCCGCCGCTGCAATCTTTCCATCTTGAATTAAAATGGCACCGTCGTGAAGTGGAGATGATGGTTGAAAGAGTGAATAGATTAAGTCGGAGTGTATCTCTGCACCTAATCTTGTCCCAGTTCCAACTATATTTTCAAGTCCATGCCTTCTTTCAAAAACAATGAGGGCACCAATCTGCTCTCGACTTAAAACACCTGCCGCCTCTACGACTTCTTCAATTTCTAGATACTCAGATTTATTATTGAAGATTCCAAAAACTTTTCTTCCTGTCCCCACATTGGCAAGGGCCGAACGCAATTGATCTTGAAAGAGAATAATAAAAATAATCACAAAGTAATCAAAGAAGTGAGTAAGAATCCAATTCAGTGAATAAAGCTTATAATAAAGGGATACACCATAGAGTCCAAGAACGAGAACCAGACCAAGCATAACTTGTAGGGCCCGTGTCCCCTGCACGATTCTTAGAATTTGATAAAGAATAATAGATACTATTGCAATATCCATTACATCTTTAATACCAATCTGTTGGTAGAGAATTTCAATAATTCCCAAAGGGGCTCCAATTTTAAATTACTATAATCAACTATCGACATTTTGCGACTAAATATTGAGAATATTGTGATAAATTAACTAAAGGAAGGCAATTGAATTATTCAACAATCAAGTTAAACACTCGTGGGAGAGATTCTACAATATCACTGATGAAGTCCAAAAAGAGCTTTTAAAGCTCAATTCTAAGAATGAAAGCGGCATCGCTTATCTCTTTATCACTCATACAAGCTGTGGACTAACAATTAATGAATCCTACGACCCGAGTGCTAGAGAGGACCTTGAGAGTTTCCTAGATCATATTGCTCCTAGAAATCTTCCTTTTATAAAGCACACAGACGAAGGTGAAGATGACTCTCCCTCTCACATGAAAACAATGCTCGTAAATCAAAGTATGTCATTTATTGTTGATAGAGGGGAACTTATTCTTGGAACTTGGCAAGGGATCTATCTCTGTGAATTTAGAGATAGTCCCAAGCAAAGAAATATTTTGATAAAATTTGTGGCCGATTAAGCTGCTTTCTTTTCTTCTGTAACTGTCTCCTCTTGAATTCCCTCAAGGACGTTACTAGATTGAAGAAGTTTCTTTCTTAAGGCCTCTCTAGAGATTCCCATCTCTTTTGCGGCCTTAGACTTATTGCCATTATTTCTCTTAATTTCGGCCATGATCATCTCTCTTTCAATGAGGGCCACTCTATCTTTAAGAGGAAGTTTATAATCAGCAACATGAGGTACATTGCCAAACATTCTTCTCTTACTACCTGTATCTAGTAATGGAGAAGCATTATTTTCTAGGGCAACCTCTGTAATAATATGGGCCTTTGGATTGTAAAGTACTGCGCGCTCAACACACTTCTTAACTTCAGCAACGTTTCCAGGCCAATCGTAGTCTTTTAATTTATCAAGGGCCTTCGGAGAGAAGTTCTTAAGCAGAAGACCTTGTTTCTTACACTCTACTTTTAAGAAGAAATCTACGAGTAAATCAACGTCTTCGATTCTTCTTCTAAGAGGTTCCATATAAATATATGCACTCGATAGATACTCATAAAGATCTCTATCAAACTCTCCCTTATCGACTAGCTCTGCGAGATCCTTCGTAGAAGTGGCGATCACGCGGGCATCGATAGACATAAATGTCCCAGGAATTTTTCTCTCGTTAAATACACTCATTAACTTTCTCTGCTCTTTAATAGAGAGAGAACAAATATCGTGAAGAACAACTGTTCCACCCTTTACTTTGGCAAAGACATTCTTATCCTCTGCTCCCCAGAGTTCTTCATAGAGATTATCTCTAATAGGCTCTTCACAGCGAATCATTTCAAATCCCTTTAGTCCTCTACATCCTTCGTGGTGAAGAATTTTAGCAAAGAGAGTTTTCCCCACACCTTTTTCACCATGAACAAGCAGAGGTGAATCTAGATCTTTTGTTTTTATGATGGCACTTCTAAGAGAGGCCACATGAGGCGTCTTACCAATGAGAGCATGCTTTCTATCAAACGGAGTCGAAAATCTTCTGATCTGACTAGACTCAGACATTGGATTATAGTTATGAAATACTGAAGAGAAAACAAGTGCGAGAACTTTCATCGTCTTCTCATCTTCAACAGTAAATCTGTCTTCATTTCTCTTATTGAGAATTTGAATAACACCTATAATTTTATCTTCACGGTTATGGATTGGATGACAAATGATTGACTTTGTCTCATAACCAAACTGTAAATCGAATTGATCGTTGAATCGGCTCTTATCATCTTGAATATCAATATTAAGAGCAACACCAGTAGTAAAAACTGATCCAGCAATTCCTAATCTATAATCAAATTTTAATTTATCTTTATCTACACCGAGTGCTCCAACCGCCTCAAGTTCATTACTCTCAGGATTGATCAAAAAGATTGATGCTCTCTGCGCATTTAGAATACGGATAACTTCTTCTAGCATTGTATCTAAGAAGCCTTCTTTGTCTCCAAAGAAAGTAATATCTTTAAATAGTGATAGTAGTAGAGAGAACATTTCAAAACCATCACTGGCCTTAGTGTACTTCTCTTTAAGAGCTGAATCGATGAGGCACTCTTTTAATCTATCTGTAGAAAAGCTCATTACATATTGCTGTAAGAACTTACTCAGTTCGCGGTCCGCCTCTAGCTCAATTCCATAAATAATATGTTCATCTTCGATTGAATCTGAAAAGGCCCTAACTACAGTTCCTGTAATATCCAAATGATGACGCTTGAATTGCATTGAAATTGTAAGCTCGTCACCTACACTAATTCTCTGCCTGGTAGAAAAACCAAGACCCGTCACACTAATGTCGATAAGTTTGGCGTCATCGATATACTTTCTCTTACCTAACTCATCTTCTTCCTCAACCAGGAATCTTAAATCATCAGCGTCCTCTACCGGAATTCTAAATGATTGGTAGAATTTAAACTCTGAAAAGCTAGCAAGCATAATATCTCCTAATGGATGTCTAATCCTCTTGGATTACGTGAATTATCTCTAACTATTTCGGAAAATAGAGGAAAATACTTAAGCAATATGCCTAAAAATTGTGGCAATATTCGTAATTTCAATAAATTAGCATAGATAAATGCTCTTTTTTACTCTATTCGGGAAAATAGAGTTACGAAAATATCTAAAAAATGATATTTAGGGCCTTATATATATATTTGATTTTTTTACATTTAAGGAGTGGGCCTTGTTCTTTGAAGGATCTGAAAAGAAGGCAGAAGTTATTGTTAATCTCGAGGGAAAATCTCTTCGTGAAATCGATCAAGACTTCTGGTCTAAGTTAGTTGCAAAGTGTGAAGCGACTATTTTATCTAAAATTTCTAATGAAAAATGTGACGCCTATTTATTAAGTGAATCTAGTCTCTTTGTTTTTGACGATAGATTTACGATTCTCACTTGCGGTCAAACTATTTTAATAAACTCAATTCTCTACTTCTTAGAAAATCACGATAGAGATTCTATTGCACAAATAATTTTCCAAAGAAAGAATGAGTACTTCTCTCACCTTCAAAAAACTCACTTCCTTGATGACGTTAAGAAGATCCAGGAATTCTTTGAAGGGAGTTCACTTCGCTTTGGACATATGGACGCTCATCACAACTACCTCTTTCACCTTGATAAAGAGTATAAACCACAAAGTGATGATAAGACCTATGAGCTACTTGTCTACCATATTGCAAGTGACGTAAGTAAAAACCTTACAAGTGGTAAGTTAAATGCAACTGAGATAAGAGAATTATTGAAACTCGATCAGATTATACCTGGTTTTGAAATCGATGACTTCGTCTTCCAACCTTTCGGTTATAGCTTAAATGCTATCAATAAGGATGGTGAGTACTTAACTATTCATGTGACTCCGCAGGAAGAGTCAAGTTATGTAAGTTTTGAGTCTTCAATTAATCTTGTAGAGAAGGCGCCAATTATCCTTGAAACTCTGCGCCCACACGCTTTTGATTTAATGACTTTTAATCCACAAGGATATGAGAATAGCTTTGAATCAATTCCTGCAATTTATCAAAACCAAACATTAGTAAGAGAAAGTATTAGCTGTGGCTATAATGTAGAATTCGCACATTTTTCTAAGAATGAGCGCGAAGTCTTTGCCGCATATAAAATGGAGATATAAGAAATGAAATCTAGTCTATGGATCGAAGAATTTCAAAGCGATCACTCATCATATAAATTTGAAATTGAAAAAACTCTCTTTTCGGGACAAAGTGAATTCCAAGCTGTCGACGTTGTTCAAACGAAGGGACATGGAAAAATGCTCTTAAATGATGGACTTATCATGGTCACAGAAAGAGATGAATTCGCTTACCACGATATGATCGCTCACGTACCTCTCTTCGTTCACCCTAATCCAAAGAACGTACTCGTTATTGGCGGTGGTGATGGCGGAACAGCTAGAGAAGTCATCAGACATCCAGGCGTTGAAAAGTGTACAATGGTAGAAATAGATAAAATGGTTGTGGACGCTTGTATTGAGTTTATTCCACAAACGTCTAAAGACCTTACTGGTGATAGAGTCAATCTTATCATTGGAGATGGTGTTAAATTTGTAAAAGAAACGAAAGAGAAATTTGACGTTATATTAGTAGATTCAACAGATCCAATTGGTCCGGCGACTCCTCTCTTTGGAACTGAGTTCTACGAAGATCTAAAGAATTGTTTAAGTGACGATGGAATCGTTGTTTCTCAGGGCGAGTCTCCTTGGTATCAAACTGATATTCAAAAGGGACTCATTAAGATACTAGACGGTGTTTTTAATGACGTATTCCTCTATACTTTTTCAAACCTCACTTACCCTGGTTCACTTTGGTCATTTACTTTTGCTACAAAGAAGTACCATCCAGTGAAAGATTTTAATCCTAATAGAGTTACAGAGTCTGGATTAGATTTTGACTACTATAATAAAGGGATTCATAGTGCGGCCTTTGCTCTACCTAGCTTCATCAGAAAGAATCTAGAAGGACTCATCAAGAATGACTAAGAAGTATTGGCTCATGAAAACTGAGCCCGATACATTCTCGATTGACGACTTAAAGTCTAGGCCAAATAAAACTGAAAGTTGGGATGGTGTGAGAAATTATCAGGCCAGAAACTTCATGCGCGACGAGATGAAAAAGGGAGATTTAATTCTTATCTATCATTCAAGTTGCAAGATTCCAGGAATTGCTGGAATAGCAGAGGTCGCCAAAGAGTCTCACCCTGATCACACCTGCTTTGATAAAACATCTAAATATTATGATCCAAAATCTAGCGAGGAAAACCCTCGCTGGTTCATGGTATCAGTTAAGTTTAAAAAGAAATTTAAAAACTTTCTTCCACTCAATGAGCTCAAAGAGCAAAAGAAATTAAAAGATATGCTCCTTCTTCAAAAAGGAAGCAGGCTCTCTATTCAGCCTGTGACTAAGAAAGAATATGACTTCATAACTCAAGAACTCGCAAAATAATATTTACATAGAACTAAAATCTTTAGATGTTCTTTAGTTCTCCAATATAAATAGGCCTAGACAGAATAATAGGCCTTTTTTTTATTCTATCTATAAGCTCAAGAAATCTTTATAATAAGTAGGCATGGAAACAAAGAAGAAGCTCCAATATATTTACATTCTCACACTTACACTTGTTATTGGGACTCTAATCTTCTTTGCACGCTATCTATTCTATTCTCAATTTGAAAACCTCGAATATAAGAAGATAAGTATTAATAACGATCTCGTTCGAAATGAAATTCTAAAAAACCTTGGTGAGATCAATTTCAAAAATAAAGAATGGTCCAGTAGACAAACAATCTATGAGCTCATGGAGAAGAAAGACTATAGAACTCTTGAGAAGAACCTCAACCTCTCTGCACTAAGAAATTTAAATATCGATTTAATTCTCTATGGTGACGAAAGAGAATATATCAATGGATATAATCTAAGTTATGATCACGATTTCTCTTCAATAGGACTACAGCAAGTACCTACTGAACTAATTAAGAAAATCAACTATGATGAGTATTTAAAAAAGAACGAAGAAATTTTAGAAATCTATGACCTAAAAGATTTTGGAGTCTGGCTTATCTCTGAGATACCTATTACAAAGAGATACCAAGTCAATTCAGTTGGAAAATTACTAATGGCAAAGAAAATAGATGCCAGCTACTTTAGACGCCTTAGTCAAAACCTTGCAGTTAAAGTCTATTTCAAAGGTGTTGAGAATGAGAAGGCCGACAGTACCTACCAACTAGATAATTTCTTAGTGAGCGACAATTCACTTGAGCTCGCAAATAATAAATTCTTTGTCTACTCCATCTTTCATACTCCAGAAATACTTATCGCAGGAAAGAGAAGTTTCTCTCTCTTTCTAGTTACTTCGTCTCTAATGATCATTATTATTCTAGGACTTACTTACTACGTCTTAAATAGAAGTCTCTTTAATCCAATTCTAAACTTACAAAGAGAAGTTTCTAAACTCGACTTAGATAAATTAAAAGAAATAAAACAACTTAGTCACGACAAAGAAATAAGTGAATTAACTCAGACAATCAACTCACTGATTAAGAGAGTAAAGGAAGATTACGAGCTTCTAGTACAAAAAGGTAAGCTCGAGTCCCTTGGTCTAATGGCAGGGGGAATTGCCCATGAAATTAATAATCCCCTAACTATACTCAAGACAAACTCTTCTATTATGCTTAGACACTTAAAAGAGAGTAATGACCTAGCTAATCAAAATATAACCACTAAAGTTGAAAAGAATTTAAAAACAATTGATCGAATCGCTGATATTATAAGTGGGTTGCAGAGAATTTCTCGTCACTCTTCAGAGGACGAACTTATCACTGTTGAAGCAAAGAATATTATTAGAAATATCGAAAACCTTCATACAAGTATTGTAGAAGATAGAAATATTGTAGTTGAGTACATCATCTCAGAACATAGTCTCAAGTTTAAAGGTCTCGAGCAACAAATCACACAGATTCTTATCAACCTCATAATGAATTCAACTCACGCCATTAAAGATATGGATGAAAGATGGATCAGAGTGGAATTACTTAGAAGAGATCATCTTGTCATCTATAGAGTGATTGACTCAGGACATGGAATTGATAGTGAAATAAAAGATAAAGTTATGGAGCCATTCTTTACAACTAAAGAGATAGGCAGAGGTACTGGCCTAGGTCTAAGTATCTGTAAGAAAATTGCACATTATCACGGTGGAGATCTCAAGTGTCTTGAGGGCGAAGCCAATACAACCTTTGAGCTCTCAATTCCAATTCTAACAGAGAGCTCAACGAGTGCAGCTTAGTTTAAGATTCTAAGTAAGTATAACTTCTAAGACAGTCTTCATAGAAATCAACTAACTTCACACCTCTTCTTGGTTGAATCTTTCCTCTTGCAACTTCTCTATCCACAACCTTCTTTAAAGAGTAGGCCATATACTGTGGATTGTACTGCATTGTTGAGAGGACTTTCGCACAAGACTGTCCCTTTATAACTTCTTCAATATAGAAACCACTTTCATCTTCTTCATCTTTAAAGACGTGAACTTCATTGAGTCTTCCAAAGAGATTGTGCATATCCCCCATCACGTCTTGGTAAGCTCCAGTTAAAAAGATTCCTAAGTAATAATCCTCTTCACCTAATTCATGGACCGGAAAAGTCGTACGATGGCCAGTTTCATCAATAAACTTATCAATCTTACCGTCACTATCACATGTGATATCAGCAATTGAGCAATTCACCGTCGGCTTCTCATGCAGTCTAGTAATCGGAACAACAGGGAGAACTTGCCCAATGGCCCAGCTATCCGCGGCCGATTGAAAGACAGAGAAGTTACATAGATACTTTGCAGAGGTATCATCAACTAAGGACTGCAGCTCCTCTGGAACTTTATCTGAGTCAATAAGCTTTGAAGTAATATAATTTAAAACTCTTGTATAAATTGTTTCAATCTTTGCTCTTTCCTCTAGAGAAAGAATCCCTAGCTTAAAAGCATTGAGAGCACTTTCTTTTAATTGAATAACATCATTATAAGTTTCTTGTAGTCTCTCATTATTGTGAAGATCTTCTTCTAGCTCTCGCATATTGCTAACAAAGATATGCTCTCCCGTAACTTTCTTCGTATTAAAATCTGAAGTAGCGTCAATCTTACCAATTACATTTGTTACAACACATGAATGGTGAGCTGTTACTGCACGACCAGACTCAGTTACAATATTTGGGTGAGTCACGCCTTCTAAGTCACAAATTTGTTTTAAACTATAGATCACATCAGCAACGTATTCACTTAGAGAGTAATTCGTAGATGAATCATTAATCGTTCTCGTTCCATCATAATCAACACCGAGACCACCACCAATATCAAAGTACTCAAGAGGA
Proteins encoded in this window:
- the speA gene encoding biosynthetic arginine decarboxylase, giving the protein MTMSKWTINDSKKLYKINQWGEGYFSVNSLGNLTVRTESKKSGEFDIASVIKEMKEQGVKFPAVIRFHDILRSRVRLINKVFRETIEEYDYEGRYYGVYPIKVNQMREVVEEIIDAGLKYDYGLEAGSKPELLAVLAMNDSKKALTILNGYKDDDYMKLALLGREVGRKIIIVIEKFSEIKKIIRLSKEVGVEPLIGLRGKMSVPGCGRWSGSSGERAKFGLSVSEMLQAVELFRANGLGDCIKLFHFHIGSQIPEIRSFKEAISEGGRIYAKLVQAGVPLEYFDIGGGLGVDYDGTRTINDSSTNYSLSEYVADVIYSLKQICDLEGVTHPNIVTESGRAVTAHHSCVVTNVIGKIDATSDFNTKKVTGEHIFVSNMRELEEDLHNNERLQETYNDVIQLKESALNAFKLGILSLEERAKIETIYTRVLNYITSKLIDSDKVPEELQSLVDDTSAKYLCNFSVFQSAADSWAIGQVLPVVPITRLHEKPTVNCSIADITCDSDGKIDKFIDETGHRTTFPVHELGEEDYYLGIFLTGAYQDVMGDMHNLFGRLNEVHVFKDEEDESGFYIEEVIKGQSCAKVLSTMQYNPQYMAYSLKKVVDREVARGKIQPRRGVKLVDFYEDCLRSYTYLES